In Hyalangium gracile, the genomic stretch CTCGGCGCGAGCAGCCTCCTGACGGACCACGGCATCGGCACCCGGAGGAATGGGAGCGCCGGTGAAGACACGGGCCGCCTCACCAGGCTGAAGGGCACGCGAGGCCGGGGCACCGGCGTAGACGGTGTCGACGATGCGCAGGCGCGCGGGCCGATCCCGATTGGCGCCGAGCGTCTCCTCGGAGCGCACGGCCCACCCATCCATGGCGGAGTTGTCGCAGCCGGGCAGCGAGCGCGAGGCACTCACGGCCATGGCCAGGAAGCGGCCGTGGGCCTGGAGCAGGGGTACGGGCTCGGGCGGGGCCGGGGTGACGGCCTCGAGTGCGGCTTGCCGTGCGGAGGTGAGCGAAGTGAGCGACATGGGCTTGCGCCAGGACCCCAGCCTCCAACAAAAGCCGGGGAGGGAGAAACTACCCCGAGAGCGAGCGGCGCATGCTGGACAGAACACCCACCCGAGCGCCGAAGGGGTGGGTGTTCGCTGGCGAAGGAAGCCGCGGGGGTCGGCGAGATGCTGGGCCAACTGGTACTACAAGCAGACCAGTTCGCATTGAACCAGCCACCAGGAGGGGGTGTCGGCGAGATGCCGGACCAACTGGTACTACAAGCAGACCAGTTCGCCGGAATGAGCCGGCAGGGTGGGCTGGAGAGGGCTGAGCGCAGGTAGGACTCGGAGCCGACTCATGGACTTCTTCGCGGATGTCACGCTGGCGGTGGTGGCCGGGGGCCAGGGCCGGCGGCTGTCCGGAGTGCCCAAGGGGCTCCTGAGGCTGGGAGAGCGCACCGTGCTGGAGGGGCTGCTCGGCCTCTCACCCCTGTTCGCGGAGGTGCTGCTGGTGGCGAACGCCCCCGAGCCCTATGCGCGCTTCGGCCTGCGCACCGTCTCGGACGTGGTGGTGGGCAAGGGGGCTCCGGGAGGAGTGCACGCGGCGCTGGTGGGAGCCCGGACGCCGTGGGTGCTGGCGGTGGCCTGTGACATGCCTTTCGTCCTGCCGGAGGCCGTCCGCGTGCTGCTCCAGGCCCGAGCCTCCGAGGTCGACGCCGTGGCCTTCACCGTCGACGGGCGCGTGGAGCCGCTGCTGGCGGCCTACCGAGCCTCCCTCGCGGACGACTGGGGCGACGCCCTGAAGCAAGGAGACCCGTCGCTGCGCGAGCTCCTCTCGCGGTGCCGTGCGCGGCTGCTGCCGGAGGAGGCGCTCCGAGCGGTGGACGCGGAGCTGCGCTCACTGGTGAACGTGAACACGCCGGAGGACCTGCGCCGTCACGGCCTCGCGCCGCCTTGAGGCGCGCGCGGGAGGCGCACGGTGAAGGTGGTGCCCTCCTCCCGCGTCGAGCGCACCTCCAGCATCCCTTCATGCGCCAGGGCAATCTGGTGGGCGATGAAGAGGCCCAGCCCCAGCCCGGCGCTCTGGGAGCTCTCCTCCCTGCGCATGCCCCGGCGGAACGGCTCGAAGAGCTTGGGCAGCAGGAGCGGCGAGATGGGCTCGCCCAGGTTGTGCACCTCCAGCCGGACCCACGCGCCCTCCTCGAGCATCGCCACCGTCACGGGCATGTCCGGAGGGCTGTAGTCCAGGGCGTTCTTCACCAGGTTGCCCACCAGCTGCGCCAGCCGATCCGCATCCCACTCGCCCAGCAGCTCGCCCTCCGCGCGCAGCCGCAGCTCGCGCTCCGGCCGGGCCACCCGCAGCTCCTCCAGCACCGGGCGACAGATGACGCGCAGGTCCGCCGACTGGCGCGTGATGGGGATGCCTCCGCCCAGCCGGCCGCGCGTGAAGTCCAGCAGGTCGCTGATCATCCGCCCCATCCGCTCGGCGCTCTGCGAGATGCGCCCGGCCACCTTCCGCGTCCGCGGCGCCAGGTCCTCCTCGCGCAGCAG encodes the following:
- the mobA gene encoding molybdenum cofactor guanylyltransferase, translated to MDFFADVTLAVVAGGQGRRLSGVPKGLLRLGERTVLEGLLGLSPLFAEVLLVANAPEPYARFGLRTVSDVVVGKGAPGGVHAALVGARTPWVLAVACDMPFVLPEAVRVLLQARASEVDAVAFTVDGRVEPLLAAYRASLADDWGDALKQGDPSLRELLSRCRARLLPEEALRAVDAELRSLVNVNTPEDLRRHGLAPP